GCGTCGCGCCGGCGGACCTCCTGGAGCCGGCAGGCTCGCCCGCCGTGCTCCTCGAGAACGACGATGCGGTGGTGAGCATCTCGCGCCGGAGCCAGCCCATGCCGTTCTATTTCCGCAATGGCGACGGCGACGAGGTCCACTTCATCCACCGGGGTCGCGGCCGGTACGAGACCGATTACGGGCCGCTCGCCTACGAGCCGGGGGACTACCTGTGGATCCCGAGAGGGACCACGTATCGGGTGATCCCCGAGCTGGGCGACACCTTCACGCTGATCGTGGAGAGCCGCGAGTTCGCCCTGCCGGAGCGGGGGCTCATGGGGCAGCACGCCTTCATCGACCCGGCCATGCTGGAGACGCCGGAGCCCGCGCCCCATCGGGAGGCGTCCGGTGAGTGGGAGGTGAAGGTCAAGCGCGAGCGCCAGCTCACCTCGTTCTTCTACCCCTTCCACCCGCTGGACGTGGTGGGCTGGAAGGGCGAGCTGGCGCCGGTGCGGTTGAACGTCCGGGACCTGCGTCCGGTGGTGAGCGCCCGCTACCACATGCCGCCGACGGTCCATGCCACCTTCTACTCCGACCCCTGCACGATCTGTACCTTCGCCCCCCGCCCGTTCGAGTCGGACCCCGAAGTCCAGCGGCTGCCCTTCTACCACCGGAACATCGACTACGACGAGCTGCTCTTCTACCACGCCGGCGAGTTCATGAGCCGCCACGGCATCGCCCCGGGGGCCTTCACGCTGCATCCGCAGGGCATCCACCATGGGCCCCACCCCAAGGCGTTCGAGACCATTCGCCAGCGCGAGGCCACCAACGAGATCGCGGTGCTCGTCGAGACCACGCGCTCGCTCCGGCTCACACCGGAGGCCGAGAAGGCCGAGGACCCGGCCTACGCCACCAGCTGGGCCCAGTAGGCGTCATGAAGTTCGGCATCTTCTCCGTCGTGGATCACTACCCGAAGGAGTTGCCGCGGACGAGCGTCCAGTTCTACGCGGAGCTCCTGGAGCAGGTGGTGGCGGCGGAAGAGCTGGGGTTCGAGTCGTTCTGGGTCGCCGAGCATCACTTCCACGAGTACGGCGGGATCCCGCGCCCGCCCATCTGGCTCGCTGCCGCTGCGGAGCGGACGCGACTCATCCGACTAGGCTCGGCGGTCGTCGTGCTCCCCTTCGACAATCCCCTCCGGGTGGCCGAGGACTACGCCATGGTGGACGTCCTCTCGAGCGGCCGGCTCAACCTGGGCGTGGGCTCGGGCTACCTGAAGCACGAGTTCGAGGGATTCGGGGTGAGCCCTGAGGAGAAGCGCGACCGCTTCGACGAAGCCCTGGAAATCGTGCTCAGGGCGTGGAGCGGCGAGCGCGTCACCTACGAGGGGAAGTACCACCGCGTGAGGGACGTCCAGCTCAACGTCCTGCCTGTCCAGAAGCCCCGCCCGCCCATCTGGGTCGCCATCCTTCG
The genomic region above belongs to Candidatus Rokuibacteriota bacterium and contains:
- a CDS encoding homogentisate 1,2-dioxygenase, translating into MFPQIKGQVTRQAHVGIPQGTYEEEHARRGFFGRASHLYHLHPPTAWVRVEGPLRPRLLLGERVAPADLLEPAGSPAVLLENDDAVVSISRRSQPMPFYFRNGDGDEVHFIHRGRGRYETDYGPLAYEPGDYLWIPRGTTYRVIPELGDTFTLIVESREFALPERGLMGQHAFIDPAMLETPEPAPHREASGEWEVKVKRERQLTSFFYPFHPLDVVGWKGELAPVRLNVRDLRPVVSARYHMPPTVHATFYSDPCTICTFAPRPFESDPEVQRLPFYHRNIDYDELLFYHAGEFMSRHGIAPGAFTLHPQGIHHGPHPKAFETIRQREATNEIAVLVETTRSLRLTPEAEKAEDPAYATSWAQ
- a CDS encoding LLM class flavin-dependent oxidoreductase, which produces MKFGIFSVVDHYPKELPRTSVQFYAELLEQVVAAEELGFESFWVAEHHFHEYGGIPRPPIWLAAAAERTRLIRLGSAVVVLPFDNPLRVAEDYAMVDVLSSGRLNLGVGSGYLKHEFEGFGVSPEEKRDRFDEALEIVLRAWSGERVTYEGKYHRVRDVQLNVLPVQKPRPPIWVAILRNEAAPFVGQKGFPIMMIPYATTEQLSEIAETVRQFREAFVAAGGRRDDATVPFGLHTYCAESFEEARADAREAMDRYVRTRLYAKQRPFELLVEKDLLAFGSPEDVIQVARRYAAAGLTHFLAITNFGGLEHKKVLRSMELLAKHVFPAFR